The following coding sequences are from one Streptomyces sp. NBC_00536 window:
- a CDS encoding PepSY-associated TM helix domain-containing protein — translation MSIEEIRDTHVPAADPETTPATTPAPAPRPRRRGAWAALRPLVLRVHFYAGLLMAPLLFVAAATGLMYALSFQAEKVVYSDELTVAHVGQHALPLSAQVAAAKGAAPKGEVTAVWPAPEADATTRVVMKSPGLADGETLTVFVDPYTADVRGQLATTGDALPLRAWLSEFHSSLQLGEFGRNYSELAASWLWVVALGGLVLWIGRTRKRRAELVLPDRAATGRRRTLSWHGTVGLWAVVGLVALSATGLTWSKYAGENIGQLQDRLGGATPSVSAKLKGGADDGGDEHANHKIDANGQMIMPVGPDVGIDKAVEAARAAGVTEQLQVTLPAQGKGYVIKERDRTVPVHLDAVSVDPADGTVMDELRFADYPLLAKLTRFGIDGHMGLLFGLVNQLALAALALALMFLVFWGYRMWWLRRPTKDRTLSVGRAQPRGAWRKAPVTVLLPLAAVTAVVGWFVPLLGISLLCFLAVDMVLGAVSRRGKARREEPQEAPAS, via the coding sequence ATGTCCATTGAGGAAATCAGGGACACCCATGTCCCTGCCGCCGATCCCGAAACCACCCCCGCCACCACCCCCGCCCCCGCGCCGCGGCCCCGCCGGCGCGGTGCCTGGGCGGCCCTGCGCCCGCTCGTCCTGCGCGTGCACTTCTACGCCGGGCTGCTCATGGCCCCGCTGCTCTTCGTCGCCGCCGCGACCGGGCTGATGTACGCCCTCTCCTTCCAGGCCGAGAAGGTCGTCTACTCCGACGAGCTGACCGTCGCCCACGTCGGACAGCACGCGCTGCCGCTCAGCGCACAGGTCGCGGCCGCCAAGGGGGCCGCGCCCAAGGGCGAGGTCACCGCGGTCTGGCCCGCGCCCGAGGCGGACGCCACCACCCGGGTGGTCATGAAGAGCCCGGGGCTCGCGGACGGCGAGACGCTCACCGTCTTCGTCGACCCCTACACCGCGGACGTGCGCGGGCAGCTGGCCACGACCGGCGACGCGCTGCCGCTGCGGGCCTGGCTCAGCGAGTTCCACTCCAGCCTCCAGCTCGGCGAGTTCGGGCGCAACTACAGTGAGCTGGCCGCGAGCTGGCTCTGGGTCGTCGCGCTCGGCGGGCTCGTGCTGTGGATCGGCCGAACCCGCAAGCGCCGGGCGGAGCTGGTCCTTCCGGACCGCGCGGCCACCGGGCGGCGCCGCACCCTGTCGTGGCACGGGACCGTCGGCCTGTGGGCCGTCGTGGGTCTGGTGGCCCTGTCGGCGACCGGTCTGACCTGGTCGAAGTACGCCGGTGAGAACATCGGGCAGCTCCAGGACCGGCTGGGCGGCGCCACCCCGTCCGTGTCCGCCAAGCTCAAGGGCGGCGCCGACGACGGCGGCGACGAGCACGCGAACCACAAGATCGACGCCAACGGCCAGATGATCATGCCGGTCGGCCCCGACGTCGGCATCGACAAGGCCGTCGAGGCCGCCCGCGCGGCCGGGGTCACCGAGCAGCTCCAGGTGACCCTGCCCGCCCAGGGCAAGGGGTACGTCATCAAGGAGCGGGACCGCACGGTCCCGGTCCACCTCGACGCGGTGTCCGTGGACCCCGCCGACGGCACGGTCATGGACGAACTGCGCTTCGCCGACTACCCGTTGCTCGCCAAGCTGACCCGCTTCGGCATCGACGGGCACATGGGCCTGCTGTTCGGGCTGGTCAACCAGCTCGCGCTGGCGGCCCTCGCCCTCGCGCTCATGTTCCTGGTCTTCTGGGGCTACCGCATGTGGTGGCTGCGCAGGCCGACCAAGGACCGCACCCTGTCCGTGGGCCGGGCCCAGCCGCGCGGGGCCTGGCGGAAGGCGCCGGTGACGGTGCTGCTGCCGCTGGCCGCAGTGACGGCCGTGGTCGGCTGGTTCGTGCCGCTGCTCGGGATCAGCCTGCTGTGCTTCCTGGCGGTGGACATGGTGCTCGGCGCGGTGTCCCGCCGCGGGAAGGCCCGGCGGGAGGAGCCCCAGGAGGCCCCGGCTTCCTGA
- a CDS encoding TetR/AcrR family transcriptional regulator, producing the protein MTTGVRRRMGVEERRQQLIGVALDLFSHRSPDEVSIDEIAAAAGISRPLVYHYFPGKLSLYEAALRRAADELAARFDEPPEGPLGARLLRVMGRYFAFVDEHGPGFSALMRGGPAVGSSRTNAMIDEVRQAAYEQILSHLGVQRPPARLELVVRSWVSLAESTALIWLDGRRIPRAELELQLVHDFAALAAVSAAYDEEMAALLVRILADEPADGPFGELVRRLAAFVPAVPQSTQPSAHQPVPRPR; encoded by the coding sequence ATGACAACCGGGGTGCGACGCAGGATGGGTGTCGAGGAGCGGCGGCAGCAGCTGATCGGGGTGGCGCTGGACCTCTTCAGCCACCGGTCGCCCGACGAGGTGTCGATCGACGAGATCGCGGCGGCCGCCGGGATATCGCGGCCGCTCGTCTACCACTACTTTCCGGGCAAGTTGAGCCTGTACGAGGCCGCGCTGCGGCGGGCCGCCGACGAGTTGGCCGCGCGCTTCGACGAACCGCCCGAAGGGCCCCTGGGCGCCCGGCTGCTGCGGGTCATGGGCCGGTACTTCGCCTTCGTCGACGAGCACGGCCCCGGCTTCTCCGCCCTGATGCGCGGCGGCCCCGCGGTCGGCTCCAGCCGCACCAACGCGATGATCGACGAGGTCCGCCAGGCCGCCTACGAGCAGATCCTCAGCCACCTCGGCGTCCAGCGGCCGCCCGCGCGGCTGGAGCTGGTCGTGCGCTCCTGGGTCTCGCTCGCCGAGTCCACCGCGCTGATCTGGCTCGACGGCCGCCGGATCCCGCGCGCCGAGCTGGAGTTGCAGCTGGTGCACGACTTCGCCGCGCTCGCCGCGGTGAGCGCCGCCTACGACGAGGAGATGGCCGCGCTGCTGGTGCGGATCCTGGCGGACGAGCCCGCGGACGGCCCGTTCGGTGAACTGGTGCGGCGGCTCGCGGCGTTCGTGCCCGCAGTACCTCAGTCGACGCAGCCGTCGGCGCATCAGCCGGTGCCCCGCCCGCGGTGA
- a CDS encoding metal-dependent hydrolase — MSNTPSAPAPAPVASEHIPLRARNVSFSWEDTPLHWLPGDPFAGHTMNVLHLLLPAGERWFVHVYKQVLPYITDERLRADVVGFIGQEAMHAAAHDDVLPHLKRLGLDPTPYTAQVDWLFEKLLGDRTLPPGRAREWWLKERVATIAAIEHYTAFLGNWILNADELDRRGADPVMLDLLRWHGAEEVEHRAVAFELFMHIDGGYRRRARTWATAFTALVFLWQRGARFFMENDPGLPRAKASFGQFFRAGQQGVLPSTGAMLKSIPSYLSRTYHPSQEGSTAQAAAYLATSPGANGGAR, encoded by the coding sequence ATGTCTAATACGCCGTCCGCACCTGCACCCGCACCCGTGGCGTCGGAGCACATACCGCTCAGGGCCCGGAACGTGTCCTTCTCCTGGGAGGACACCCCGCTCCACTGGCTGCCCGGCGACCCCTTCGCCGGGCACACCATGAACGTGCTGCACCTGCTGCTCCCGGCGGGCGAGCGCTGGTTCGTCCACGTGTACAAGCAGGTGCTGCCGTACATCACGGACGAACGGCTGCGGGCGGACGTGGTCGGCTTCATCGGCCAGGAGGCGATGCACGCCGCCGCGCACGACGACGTACTCCCCCACCTCAAGCGCCTGGGCCTGGACCCCACCCCGTACACCGCGCAGGTGGACTGGCTCTTCGAGAAGCTCCTCGGGGACCGCACCCTGCCGCCGGGCCGGGCCCGCGAGTGGTGGCTCAAGGAGCGGGTGGCGACGATCGCGGCGATCGAGCACTACACCGCCTTCCTCGGCAACTGGATCCTGAACGCCGACGAGCTGGACCGGCGGGGCGCGGACCCGGTGATGCTGGACCTGCTGCGCTGGCACGGGGCGGAGGAGGTCGAGCACCGGGCGGTGGCCTTCGAGCTGTTCATGCACATCGACGGCGGCTACCGGCGCCGGGCCAGGACCTGGGCGACGGCCTTCACCGCGCTGGTGTTCCTGTGGCAGCGCGGCGCCCGCTTCTTCATGGAGAACGACCCGGGCCTGCCGCGGGCCAAGGCGTCCTTCGGCCAGTTCTTCCGGGCGGGACAGCAGGGCGTACTGCCCTCGACCGGCGCGATGCTGAAGTCGATCCCCTCGTACCTGTCCCGTACGTACCACCCCTCGCAGGAGGGGTCGACCGCCCAGGCCGCGGCGTACCTCGCCACCTCGCCCGGCGCGAACGGCGGTGCCCGGTGA
- a CDS encoding PDR/VanB family oxidoreductase — translation MRRAATVTAAAGAAWLARRALRRRIERSPLWPLPALEHPISGYSPRRALRALIVSRTEPAEGVLHLVLESPELPAWSPGAHIDITLPSGLVRQYSLCGDPADTGRYTIAVRLVEDGRGGSREAHAGLTEGSELELRPPRNRFALAAAPSYVFVAGGIGITPILPMLRAATAAGAAWTLLYGGRSRASMPFLDELAAYGERVTVVPEDEAGLPGLSVLGAAPAGTLVYCCGPEPLMAAAVAAAPAGVEVRLERFAPGAPSGADAPFTVTLARSGRTVEVPADGTTLAAVRRELPDTPYSCEQGFCGTCRQGVLSGEVDHRDDLLTDEERGTSMLLCVSRARGEHLTLDL, via the coding sequence GTGCGGCGCGCGGCCACCGTGACCGCGGCGGCCGGGGCCGCGTGGCTGGCCAGGCGGGCCCTGCGGCGGCGGATCGAGCGCTCGCCGCTGTGGCCGCTCCCCGCCCTGGAACACCCGATATCGGGGTACTCGCCGCGCCGGGCCCTGCGCGCGCTGATCGTCTCGCGCACGGAGCCCGCCGAGGGGGTGCTCCACCTGGTCCTGGAATCACCGGAGCTGCCCGCGTGGAGCCCGGGCGCGCACATCGACATCACGCTGCCGTCGGGGCTGGTGCGCCAGTACTCGCTGTGCGGGGACCCGGCGGACACGGGCCGCTACACGATCGCGGTCCGGCTGGTCGAGGACGGGCGCGGCGGTTCGCGCGAGGCGCACGCGGGGCTGACGGAGGGCTCGGAGCTGGAACTGCGGCCGCCGCGCAACCGGTTCGCGCTGGCCGCGGCCCCGTCGTACGTCTTCGTCGCGGGCGGGATCGGGATCACCCCGATCCTGCCGATGCTGCGTGCGGCCACGGCGGCGGGGGCCGCCTGGACCCTGCTCTACGGCGGCCGCTCGCGGGCCTCGATGCCGTTCCTGGACGAGCTGGCGGCGTACGGGGAGCGGGTCACGGTGGTCCCCGAGGACGAGGCGGGCCTGCCGGGCCTGAGCGTGCTCGGGGCGGCCCCGGCGGGCACGCTGGTCTACTGCTGCGGCCCGGAGCCGCTGATGGCGGCGGCGGTGGCGGCGGCCCCGGCCGGTGTGGAGGTCCGGCTGGAGCGGTTCGCTCCGGGCGCGCCCTCGGGCGCGGACGCGCCGTTCACGGTGACGCTGGCGCGCTCGGGCCGCACGGTCGAGGTCCCGGCGGACGGCACGACGCTGGCGGCGGTGCGCCGGGAGCTGCCCGACACCCCGTACTCCTGCGAGCAGGGCTTCTGCGGCACCTGCCGGCAGGGAGTCCTGTCGGGCGAGGTGGACCACCGCGACGACCTGCTGACGGACGAGGAGCGCGGGACGTCGATGCTGCTGTGCGTGTCCCGGGCCCGGGGAGAACACCTGACGCTGGACCTCTGA
- a CDS encoding rhomboid-like protein, protein MNPLLLGPVYTGGVQLGAYALERLGERERERVLRGCSTNVDNLADGRWETLLSSAFVVEEPMPLPYALLLLTVLGYAEYAYGAWWAAGVFLLGHAGATLLVYGTLRARRAGAPTRRAVDVGTSYGFNAVLGALTSALPRGAVRGAARAGLLALALRPVLRRERTFTDAGHLAALGIGVGVALAADYLSRTKHPKIA, encoded by the coding sequence GTGAATCCACTACTGCTGGGGCCGGTCTACACCGGCGGCGTGCAGCTCGGTGCGTACGCGCTGGAGCGGCTGGGCGAGCGGGAGCGCGAACGGGTGCTGCGGGGCTGCTCGACCAATGTCGACAATCTCGCCGACGGGCGCTGGGAGACCCTGCTGAGCAGCGCCTTCGTGGTGGAGGAGCCGATGCCGCTGCCCTACGCGCTGCTGCTGCTCACCGTCCTCGGGTACGCCGAGTACGCGTACGGGGCCTGGTGGGCCGCCGGGGTTTTCCTGCTCGGGCACGCGGGGGCCACGCTGCTCGTTTACGGGACGCTGCGGGCGCGCCGGGCCGGGGCGCCGACCCGGCGGGCGGTGGACGTGGGGACCAGCTACGGCTTCAACGCGGTCCTGGGCGCCCTCACCTCGGCGCTGCCGCGCGGGGCCGTGCGCGGCGCCGCCCGGGCGGGGCTGCTGGCGCTCGCGCTGCGGCCGGTGCTGCGGCGGGAGCGGACCTTCACCGACGCCGGGCACCTGGCGGCGCTGGGGATCGGGGTCGGGGTCGCCCTCGCCGCCGATTACCTTTCCCGCACAAAACATCCGAAAATAGCCTGA
- a CDS encoding tyrosine-protein phosphatase yields MTATPSTTVANFRDLGGTRIAGGRTVRPGLVLRSGQLDRLDLAADPAVAALGLRTVIDFRTDAERGDHPDVAPPGARMLVADVLADKVNSGRMPAAAQLKDLLADPAVAERHLGGGKAQALFAETYRSFVSSASGQRSYRTLLTELADEESGPLLFHCTAGKDRTGWGATVVLSLLGADDETLMTEYLSVNPAVRAAFAPMIEGFTAAGGDPEIALALIGVVPEYLAAALDEVAVRYGSMEKYVREGLGVPDPTITTLRTRLTT; encoded by the coding sequence ATGACCGCCACCCCGTCCACCACCGTCGCCAACTTCCGCGACCTCGGCGGCACCCGAATAGCCGGTGGCCGGACGGTGCGCCCCGGCCTGGTGCTGCGCTCCGGCCAGCTCGACCGGCTCGACCTGGCCGCCGACCCCGCCGTGGCGGCGCTGGGCCTGCGGACGGTGATCGACTTCCGCACCGACGCCGAACGCGGCGACCACCCGGACGTGGCACCTCCGGGGGCGCGGATGCTGGTGGCCGACGTCCTGGCCGACAAGGTGAACTCGGGCCGCATGCCGGCCGCCGCGCAGCTCAAGGACCTGCTGGCCGACCCCGCGGTGGCGGAGCGGCACCTGGGCGGCGGCAAGGCGCAGGCGCTCTTCGCCGAGACCTACCGCTCCTTCGTCAGCTCGGCCTCGGGCCAGCGGTCGTACCGGACGCTGCTGACGGAGCTGGCGGACGAGGAGTCCGGGCCGCTCCTCTTCCACTGCACGGCGGGCAAGGACCGCACCGGGTGGGGGGCGACCGTGGTCCTGTCGCTGCTCGGTGCCGATGACGAGACGCTGATGACGGAGTACCTCTCGGTCAACCCGGCCGTCCGCGCCGCCTTCGCCCCGATGATCGAGGGCTTCACCGCGGCGGGCGGTGACCCGGAGATCGCGCTGGCGCTGATCGGGGTCGTGCCGGAGTACCTGGCGGCGGCGCTGGACGAGGTCGCGGTGCGGTACGGGTCGATGGAGAAGTACGTCCGCGAAGGCCTCGGCGTCCCCGACCCCACGATCACCACCCTCCGCACCCGCCTCACGACCTGA
- a CDS encoding GNAT family N-acetyltransferase, producing the protein MIIDDGILFRQAEEKDAGTLVSLYDQAARWMRARGIEQWKPGEKDTAHFRARMKDGEVWIGADADGRVCGAYELWWSDEEAWGVQPPVAGYVHRLMVEREAAPAGAGRRLLEHAERRIARAGLERVRLDCVSTNPRLLAYYQGAGYRVVGEFPSKQASDGRVYGVILLEKRLDRLTVV; encoded by the coding sequence GTGATCATTGACGACGGGATCTTGTTCCGGCAGGCCGAGGAGAAGGACGCCGGCACGCTGGTGTCCCTGTACGACCAGGCCGCCCGGTGGATGCGGGCGCGGGGCATCGAGCAGTGGAAGCCGGGCGAGAAGGACACCGCGCACTTCCGCGCCCGGATGAAGGACGGCGAGGTGTGGATCGGCGCCGATGCCGACGGGCGGGTGTGCGGGGCGTACGAACTGTGGTGGTCCGACGAGGAGGCCTGGGGCGTCCAGCCGCCGGTCGCCGGGTACGTGCACCGGCTGATGGTCGAGCGCGAGGCCGCGCCCGCCGGAGCCGGGCGGCGCCTCCTCGAACACGCGGAGCGGCGCATCGCCCGGGCCGGCCTGGAGCGGGTGCGGCTGGACTGCGTCTCCACCAACCCCCGGCTGCTCGCGTACTACCAGGGCGCGGGCTACCGGGTGGTCGGGGAGTTCCCGTCCAAGCAGGCCTCGGACGGGCGGGTGTACGGGGTGATCCTGCTGGAGAAGCGGCTGGACCGCCTCACCGTGGTGTGA